A DNA window from Oryzias latipes chromosome 5, ASM223467v1 contains the following coding sequences:
- the pdrg1 gene encoding p53 and DNA damage-regulated protein 1 isoform X2 gives MDAGSQRVLDYLTEVEEAAEEVITTKQQIVDLDLKRNRNREALNALKHELSDSENVKVCFGNMFIEFDKSKTKGMVQKDQEQLDKEINNLRRELKTKFNHLNEIQGCVAEGET, from the exons ATGGATGCGGGTTCGCAGCGTGTGCTGGACTACCTGACAGAAGTGGAAGAAGCAGCCGAGGAGGTTATCACAACCAAACAGCAG atAGTGGACCTGGACTTGAAGAGAAACCGGAACAGGGAGGCGCTGAACGCTCTCAAACATGAGCTGTCTGATTCAG agAATGTGAAGGTTTGCTTTGGAAACATGTTTATTGAGTTTGACAAATCCAAAACTAAAGGGATGGTCCAGAAAG ACCAAGAACAGctggataaagaaataaataacctTCGCAGAGAACTGAAAACTAAATTCAATCATCTCAATGAGATTCAAG GCTGTGTAGCAGAAGGGGAAACGTGA
- the edn3 gene encoding endothelin-3 isoform X1, with amino-acid sequence MANAASVHAGVWFFIALTVSLNHGFLSGKDVSRRKGLEAVRLTTLLPSSTHDLRATLHLKAGKSCSACGPEAASKRAKRCTCYSYKDKECVYYCHLDIIWINTPEHTVTYGLSSYQSSPRLRRSAGNERSRMASRRCACTLHIDSDCSSFCYSSSR; translated from the exons ATGGCGAACGCAGCATCAGTTCATGCGGGAGTTTGGTTTTTCATAGCGCTGACAGTCTCATTAAATCATG GTTTTTTATCTGGAAAAGATGTGAGCAGGAGAAAAGGGCTGGAAGCAGTCAGGCTGACCACACTTCTACCAAGCAGCACGCACGACCTCCGTGCCACCCTTCACCTCAAAGCAGGAAAGTCCTGCTCTGCCTGTGGACCAGAGGCAGCCAGCAAGCGCGCCAAGAGGTGCACGTGCTACTCTTACAAAGACAAAGAATGTGTGTATTACTGCCACCTGGACATCATCTGGATCAACACCCCAGA GCACACAGTGACATATGGTCTGTCCAGCTACCAAAGTTCCCCACGTCTCAGGCGCTCTGCTGGGAATGAGCGAAGCAGGATGGCCTCTCGGCGGTGTGCCTGTACTCTACACATCGACTCAGACTGCAGCAGCTTTTGCTACAGCAG cagcagatAG
- the edn3 gene encoding endothelin-3 isoform X2, translating into MANAASVHAGVWFFIALTVSLNHGFLSGKDVSRRKGLEAVRLTTLLPSSTHDLRATLHLKAGKSCSACGPEAASKRAKRCTCYSYKDKECVYYCHLDIIWINTPEHTVTYGLSSYQSSPRLRRSAGNERSRMASRRCACTLHIDSDCSSFCYSSR; encoded by the exons ATGGCGAACGCAGCATCAGTTCATGCGGGAGTTTGGTTTTTCATAGCGCTGACAGTCTCATTAAATCATG GTTTTTTATCTGGAAAAGATGTGAGCAGGAGAAAAGGGCTGGAAGCAGTCAGGCTGACCACACTTCTACCAAGCAGCACGCACGACCTCCGTGCCACCCTTCACCTCAAAGCAGGAAAGTCCTGCTCTGCCTGTGGACCAGAGGCAGCCAGCAAGCGCGCCAAGAGGTGCACGTGCTACTCTTACAAAGACAAAGAATGTGTGTATTACTGCCACCTGGACATCATCTGGATCAACACCCCAGA GCACACAGTGACATATGGTCTGTCCAGCTACCAAAGTTCCCCACGTCTCAGGCGCTCTGCTGGGAATGAGCGAAGCAGGATGGCCTCTCGGCGGTGTGCCTGTACTCTACACATCGACTCAGACTGCAGCAGCTTTTGCTACAGCAG cagatAG
- the LOC101156967 gene encoding protein FAM217B: protein MRPQRRKHGANSSSTKCAVPHSRAHETPASHRAPRAKERLEPRVRSAAQHCGHTAAFSCSCPSDSSTDLPERHLSRQAGGLSIHDQEDSNTDLSEGEKDPVSPCSGVPPKLELRPEVIKDGESSLQIHRSKRHGTFEFPDFLPPPLNSWNLSQLAVFYKMEDKAASRLRPVGPLERYLERLLQLEWHQMQTVQEERGESAPPESTFTCYRAPTTASARLSSPKCILQCQRAFLLTFLSSLGGHPSLLSGCTCTVCQMKYSNCTAFCCRSYHSRQSGPPSMLERSHRSSSLAKRSSSESRPSSSDRSCRAPRFNSPVRTSSHMKRMQASGNIRNPNQGATTRSHSTVRDSADSSGRGPVSDGKMGVLWRSTDSEHRRGGADRPPNRSEERRSFSECRKTGGERSRAAGSKKQQTKADSTTGNTKPKSKRSQTCKPSRTRLVEFVI, encoded by the exons ATG AGACCACAAAGAAGAAAGCATGGGGCCAACTCCAGTTCTACCAAATGTGCTGTTCCCCACAGCAG AGCTCATGAAACTCCAGCATCTCATCGAGCACCCCGGGCAAAAGAGCGCCTGGAGCCGAGGGTGCGATCAGCCGCTCAGCACTGTGGACACACAGCAGCCTTCTCCTGCAGCTGCCCGTCTGATTCCAGCACGGATCTGCCGGAGCGTCACTTATCCAGGCAGGCCGGAGGCCTGAGCATCCACGATCAGGAAGATAGTAACACAGACCTGTCTGAGGGGGAAAAAGATCCTGTTTCACCCTGCAGTGGAGTCCCGCCAAAACTTGAGCTCAGACCAGAGGTCATAAAGGATGGGGAGTCCTCCCTCCAGATCCACAGATCCAAAAGACACGGAACATTTGAGTTCCCAGACTTCCTCCCTCCACCGTTAAACTCTTGGAACTTGAGTCAGCTGGCCGTCTTCTACAAAATGGAGGATAAAGCAGCGTCCCGGCTGAGGCCTGTGGGCCCTCTGGAGCGATACCTGGAgaggctgctgcagctggagtGGCATCAGATGCAGACTGTTCAGGAAGAGCGTGGCGAGTCGGCACCACCAGAGTCTACATTCACCTGTTACCGGGCACCAACAACTGCCTCGGCTCGCCTCAGCTCTCCGAAGTGCATCCTTCAGTGTCAGCGTGCCTTCCTGCTCACCTTCCTCTCATCTCTGGGGGGTCACCCCAGCCTGCTGTCTGGCTGCACCTGCACTGTCTGCCAGATGAAATACTCCAACTGCACTGCCTTCTGCTGCCGCTCCTATCACAGCCGTCAGTCCGGACCTCCTTCCATGCTGGAGCGCAGCCACAGGTCTTCATCTCTTGCAAAAAGGAGCTCCAGTGAGAGCCGcccctcctcctcagacagGAGCTGCAGGGCTCCCAGGTTTAACAGCCCCGTCAGGACCAGCAGCCACATGAAGAGAATGCAAGCATCAGGAAACATCCGCAACCCCAATCAAGGTGCAACAACCCGATCTCATTCCACTGTCAGGGACTCCGCCGACAGCTCTGGGAGGGGGCCTGTGTCAGACGGCAAGATGGGAGTTTTATGGAGGAGCACAGACTCTGAGCATAGAAGAGGTGGAGCGGATCGACCGCCGAACAGATCAGAGGAAAGACGGAGCTTTTCTGAGTGCAGGAAAACTGGAGGTGAGCGGTCCAGAGCAGCTGGCTCGAAGAAGCAGCAAACAAAAGCCGATTCTACCACTGGCAACACGAAACCCAAATCCAAACGATCCCAAACCTGCAAgcccagcagaaccagactaGTGGAATTTGTCATATAA
- the pdrg1 gene encoding p53 and DNA damage-regulated protein 1 isoform X1 — protein sequence MDAGSQRVLDYLTEVEEAAEEVITTKQQIVDLDLKRNRNREALNALKHELSDSENVKVCFGNMFIEFDKSKTKGMVQKDQEQLDKEINNLRRELKTKFNHLNEIQGKPELRGYRLSALSSEEIKSINSLLKT from the exons ATGGATGCGGGTTCGCAGCGTGTGCTGGACTACCTGACAGAAGTGGAAGAAGCAGCCGAGGAGGTTATCACAACCAAACAGCAG atAGTGGACCTGGACTTGAAGAGAAACCGGAACAGGGAGGCGCTGAACGCTCTCAAACATGAGCTGTCTGATTCAG agAATGTGAAGGTTTGCTTTGGAAACATGTTTATTGAGTTTGACAAATCCAAAACTAAAGGGATGGTCCAGAAAG ACCAAGAACAGctggataaagaaataaataacctTCGCAGAGAACTGAAAACTAAATTCAATCATCTCAATGAGATTCAAG GTAAACCGGAGCTCAGAGGCTACAGACTGTCTGCACTGTCCTCTGAGGAGATCAAATCTATCAACAGCCTCCTGAAGACCTGA